One Kaistella polysaccharea DNA segment encodes these proteins:
- a CDS encoding NAD-dependent succinate-semialdehyde dehydrogenase has product MSTTKETSTIKSVNPFNNEVVKEFEAMSSEQVASIIDKADEAFKTWKNSSIKERSEIMHKVSAIMLDKKVELGKLATLEMGKVLGQAIGEVKICAAIFEYYATNATELLADKPLKVPDGDAFLTYEPIGVILSVQPWNFPFYQMTRSAAAHLTAGNTMVLKHASNVPQCAQMMEDIFKEAGLPDGVYTNLYVSGKDIEPIVANPKIKGVTLTGSKPAGASIAEAAAKVVKKSTLELGGSDPFIVLEDADVQLAVETAVQGRMANGGQVCTSPKRIIVAGKIYDEFLEKTKEAFGKIVVGDPMEKATTLGPLSSEKAAEDVLAQIKNAAEQGANIALGGKRMNRPGAFLEPTLITDITPEMDLYFEEVFGPVMMLYRYETIEDALEIANGTEFGLGGTVFGTDTKKAVEVARKIDSGMVYINHATGVAPQLPFGGTKSSGYGREQAKEGLLEFVNIKLIRTTSPDKPF; this is encoded by the coding sequence ATGAGCACTACGAAAGAAACCTCAACGATAAAAAGTGTAAATCCTTTTAATAATGAAGTCGTAAAAGAATTTGAAGCAATGTCTTCAGAGCAAGTCGCGTCCATCATTGATAAAGCGGATGAAGCTTTTAAAACCTGGAAAAATTCTTCCATAAAAGAACGTTCGGAAATTATGCACAAAGTTTCCGCCATTATGCTGGACAAGAAAGTAGAACTGGGAAAACTGGCGACCTTGGAAATGGGAAAAGTTTTAGGTCAAGCTATTGGAGAAGTGAAAATTTGTGCAGCAATTTTTGAATATTATGCAACTAATGCAACAGAACTTCTTGCAGATAAACCTTTAAAAGTTCCAGATGGTGATGCGTTTTTAACCTATGAACCCATTGGCGTTATTTTGAGCGTTCAACCTTGGAATTTTCCTTTTTACCAAATGACCAGATCTGCTGCAGCGCACCTAACCGCGGGAAATACGATGGTTTTAAAACACGCGTCGAATGTGCCACAATGCGCGCAAATGATGGAAGATATTTTTAAAGAAGCCGGTTTACCAGATGGAGTTTATACGAATTTGTATGTTTCTGGAAAAGATATTGAGCCTATTGTTGCGAATCCAAAAATTAAAGGAGTGACGTTAACTGGAAGCAAACCTGCAGGTGCAAGTATCGCGGAAGCAGCTGCAAAAGTGGTGAAAAAATCTACGCTGGAATTGGGTGGAAGTGATCCTTTTATTGTTTTGGAAGATGCCGATGTCCAATTAGCCGTGGAAACTGCGGTTCAGGGTAGAATGGCAAATGGTGGGCAAGTTTGTACTTCGCCGAAAAGAATCATCGTGGCTGGAAAAATTTATGATGAATTTTTAGAAAAAACAAAAGAAGCTTTTGGAAAAATCGTCGTGGGTGATCCGATGGAAAAAGCAACGACTTTAGGACCTCTAAGTTCCGAAAAAGCTGCGGAAGATGTGCTTGCACAAATCAAAAATGCGGCTGAACAAGGCGCCAATATTGCGCTCGGTGGCAAAAGAATGAATCGACCTGGAGCTTTTCTAGAGCCGACTTTAATAACAGATATTACTCCAGAAATGGATCTTTATTTCGAAGAAGTTTTCGGACCAGTAATGATGTTGTACCGATATGAAACTATTGAAGATGCATTGGAAATCGCGAATGGAACTGAGTTCGGTTTGGGTGGAACAGTTTTCGGAACCGATACCAAAAAAGCCGTAGAAGTGGCACGGAAAATAGATTCCGGAATGGTTTACATCAATCATGCGACGGGAGTTGCGCCTCAACTTCCGTTTGGTGGAACAAAAAGTTCTGGATACGGAAGAGAACAGGCAAAAGAAGGTTTGCTGGAATTTGTGAATATTAAATTGATCAGAACAACATCGCCGGATAAACCTTTTTAA
- a CDS encoding COG4705 family protein, translated as MKTDTINRVASLGLLFWIIKIVSTTVGETAADYVSSNLNLGLVNTTILMLIITIGVTIWNFKQKKYFPPSYWALIVMMSIEGTLITDLLVDQFGVSLLILDVVFAVAMALVFYFWFKKEGTLSIHDINNDRREKFYWIIVLTTFALGTGVGDTVSEFLNVGYVYSLLLFGAIFLLAGILYYFKVVSGVLAFWIAFIVTRPIGASLGDLLIQAPKDGGFGISVGVINLVFFLIIIGSVLYLSIRTRREKENINSSNAIQM; from the coding sequence ATGAAAACTGACACGATTAACAGAGTCGCAAGCTTGGGATTATTATTTTGGATTATTAAAATTGTTTCAACAACCGTCGGCGAAACTGCCGCGGATTATGTTTCTTCTAACTTAAATTTAGGCCTGGTAAACACCACCATTTTAATGCTCATCATCACCATTGGTGTGACGATTTGGAATTTCAAACAGAAAAAATATTTCCCACCGTCCTATTGGGCATTGATTGTCATGATGAGTATTGAAGGAACTTTAATTACCGATCTTCTGGTGGATCAGTTCGGTGTCTCCTTACTAATTTTAGATGTCGTTTTTGCGGTCGCGATGGCTTTGGTATTTTATTTTTGGTTTAAAAAAGAAGGCACTTTGTCGATTCACGATATTAATAACGACCGCCGGGAGAAATTCTACTGGATTATCGTTTTAACCACATTTGCTTTAGGAACAGGCGTTGGTGATACAGTATCAGAATTTTTAAATGTAGGATATGTTTATTCCTTACTTCTATTTGGCGCTATTTTTCTGCTTGCCGGCATTTTGTATTATTTCAAAGTAGTCTCTGGTGTTTTGGCCTTTTGGATTGCATTTATCGTGACAAGACCAATTGGTGCCTCCTTAGGTGATTTATTAATTCAAGCGCCAAAAGATGGTGGGTTCGGAATTTCCGTCGGTGTCATTAACCTGGTTTTTTTCTTGATAATTATCGGCTCAGTTTTATATCTCAGTATAAGAACAAGGAGAGAAAAGGAGAACATAAATTCAAGCAATGCCATTCAAATGTGA
- a CDS encoding NAD(P)/FAD-dependent oxidoreductase, translated as MEKQDYKIHIIGAGVAGLIAAQTLENHGYSPTLIEALASVGGRVKTDIVEGYQLDHGFQVLLTSYPAAQKFLDYNALELQNFLPGAAIFEDGKENQIGDPLRDFSLLIPTVFSSLIPLRDKIKILQLNLKLKAKSISDIFAETEKTTFQYLKDFGFSAQVITQFFKPFFSGIFLETKLETSSRMFEFVYKMFGTGNAALPKAGIQAIPNQLATKLETTEILFNTKVSSVQDGTIILENGKVLESDYTIIATDASHLIPAFKREALTWKSCFTFYFEAKKRVIEKPLIGLLPKKKAIINNIFYHTSLETSVNAGKELLSVTVVDHQNLRGEQLTEQVISELKDHFHIEVLRLIKIYEIPKALPDLRNLKYGLSPAETQYSSKIFLAGDTLLNGSLNAAMLSGESSALALIEALKK; from the coding sequence ATGGAAAAACAGGATTACAAAATACACATCATCGGAGCTGGAGTTGCGGGCTTAATTGCCGCACAAACGTTGGAAAATCACGGTTACTCTCCTACTCTAATCGAAGCTTTAGCTTCTGTAGGTGGTCGTGTGAAAACTGATATTGTTGAAGGTTATCAACTTGATCATGGTTTTCAAGTCTTGCTCACGTCCTATCCTGCGGCGCAAAAATTTCTGGATTATAATGCTTTAGAATTACAAAATTTCTTGCCCGGCGCTGCCATTTTTGAAGATGGGAAAGAAAACCAAATCGGCGATCCGCTGCGGGATTTTTCTCTTTTAATTCCGACTGTATTTTCAAGTCTGATTCCATTGCGTGATAAGATAAAAATTCTTCAATTGAATTTGAAGTTAAAGGCTAAAAGTATCTCTGACATTTTTGCAGAAACCGAAAAAACTACATTTCAATATTTGAAGGATTTTGGATTTTCTGCTCAAGTGATAACCCAATTTTTTAAACCTTTTTTCAGCGGAATATTTTTAGAAACGAAACTGGAAACTTCGAGCAGAATGTTTGAGTTCGTCTATAAGATGTTCGGAACTGGAAATGCAGCTTTACCTAAAGCTGGAATTCAAGCCATACCAAATCAGTTGGCCACAAAATTAGAAACGACAGAAATTCTGTTTAATACCAAAGTCAGTTCTGTTCAAGATGGAACAATAATTTTAGAAAATGGAAAGGTTTTAGAAAGCGATTATACCATTATTGCCACCGATGCCAGTCATTTAATTCCAGCCTTTAAAAGAGAAGCGCTGACCTGGAAATCCTGTTTTACCTTTTACTTTGAAGCTAAAAAAAGAGTAATCGAAAAACCACTGATTGGACTTTTACCCAAGAAGAAAGCAATCATTAACAACATTTTTTATCATACCAGTTTAGAAACTTCCGTAAATGCTGGCAAAGAGTTACTTTCTGTAACTGTAGTTGATCATCAAAATTTAAGAGGCGAGCAACTTACGGAGCAGGTAATAAGCGAATTAAAAGACCACTTCCATATTGAAGTGCTTAGGTTGATAAAAATCTATGAAATCCCAAAAGCTTTACCCGATTTACGAAATTTAAAATACGGTCTAAGCCCAGCTGAAACGCAGTATTCCTCAAAAATTTTCCTTGCTGGTGACACCTTGCTTAATGGTTCTTTGAATGCGGCAATGCTTTCGGGGGAAAGTTCAGCGCTTGCTTTAATTGAGGCTTTGAAAAAATAA